A genomic stretch from Sphingobacterium sp. ML3W includes:
- a CDS encoding TlpA disulfide reductase family protein: MNHLKQLFISFILLILTITAFAQVNNNITSGEALKIGDTFISPSAIQLMRGPVKTLDLQKLTSKVVILDFFDTYCGTCIQSMPKLQKLQDKLKDKVQIISVTWQDKATLDKFFAANSYLKENKVNLPVIFADVYLQQRFPHQSVPHVVFLYKEQVKAITSNKLITEESIIELYEKGTIDLPLKDDFGKGDLMEKNTNNNDKGAVKFGVWISGYQNGVPFESLRIKKDSLTNTINTSFYNASISNAIKFIWAKISPAGYVPRPERLVLKVKNPDHYQDIAGKGERWSLEHALSYERKDKILRADSTQARLVLNDLHSFLGIRSYRTMKKIPCLILQPGPLQSGSKETIADGMVYENSAVLAVMTDLGGKFPPILDRVNSKEKIKITPYETLAEFNSQLAAYGIEAVLGEEEMEVLVIEEIE; the protein is encoded by the coding sequence ATGAATCATTTAAAACAACTATTCATCTCATTCATCTTATTGATCCTGACAATTACTGCATTTGCACAGGTCAATAATAATATAACATCAGGCGAGGCTTTAAAAATCGGGGATACCTTTATATCGCCAAGCGCTATTCAGTTAATGCGTGGACCGGTAAAAACGTTAGATCTTCAAAAGTTAACAAGCAAAGTAGTGATATTGGATTTCTTTGATACCTATTGTGGTACTTGTATACAGTCTATGCCCAAATTGCAAAAGCTACAGGATAAGCTGAAAGATAAAGTTCAGATCATCAGTGTAACTTGGCAGGACAAAGCAACTCTCGATAAGTTCTTCGCTGCGAACAGTTATCTTAAAGAAAACAAGGTCAATCTGCCAGTTATTTTTGCTGATGTTTATTTACAGCAACGGTTTCCGCACCAAAGCGTTCCACATGTTGTATTCCTTTATAAGGAACAGGTTAAAGCAATAACAAGTAATAAGTTAATAACCGAGGAGAGCATAATTGAACTCTATGAAAAAGGGACGATCGATTTACCCCTAAAGGATGACTTTGGTAAAGGTGATCTAATGGAAAAAAACACAAACAACAACGACAAGGGGGCGGTCAAGTTTGGTGTCTGGATATCTGGCTATCAAAATGGTGTCCCTTTTGAGTCCTTGCGTATAAAAAAAGATAGTCTTACAAATACGATCAATACCTCTTTTTACAATGCCTCGATTAGTAACGCTATTAAATTCATTTGGGCTAAAATAAGTCCGGCTGGATATGTACCCCGTCCCGAAAGACTTGTATTAAAGGTTAAGAACCCTGATCATTATCAAGATATCGCGGGAAAAGGAGAACGATGGTCGTTGGAGCACGCGCTATCCTATGAGCGAAAAGATAAAATTTTGAGGGCAGATTCCACCCAAGCACGATTGGTATTGAATGACCTACATAGTTTTTTAGGCATACGATCGTATAGAACAATGAAGAAAATCCCTTGTCTCATATTACAGCCCGGTCCATTACAGTCCGGATCAAAAGAAACAATTGCAGATGGTATGGTATATGAAAATAGTGCAGTCTTGGCGGTTATGACAGATCTAGGCGGAAAATTCCCACCTATTTTAGACCGAGTAAATAGCAAAGAAAAAATAAAGATTACACCCTATGAAACCTTAGCGGAGTTCAATTCACAGCTGGCAGCGTACGGCATTGAAGCTGTACTGGGCGAGGAGGAGATGGAGGTATTAGTCATCGAAGAAATCGAGT
- a CDS encoding RagB/SusD family nutrient uptake outer membrane protein, whose product MKTLYFSIGIFALVILSACNKFLEEKPDIKMVIPKSLDDAELLLNDYSTMNIGYPAIGEWGTDEYYVSAETFDGMMTVDQRNAYIWKDEPYFDVTQWQGSFKTVFNANQVLEIINKVEGTASNEKARHLSGIAHFFRAFAFQQLAEVFAPPYDGATASTEMGIPMRLDPGIDKPSERASLKQSYEQIITDYKLAVALLPPKESIPGRPSRAAAYAGLARAYLYMAEYEKAYLYADSSLKLHAELLDFNNLNVTAELPFERFNTEVLFSAISNNAGPMSLNNGLIDSNLYDSYNDNDLRKLLFFRSNSYPKDSYSFKGNYDQSIATLFVGLTTSEVYLIKAECAVRIGKVSEALDALNSLLKNRFNKNRFTAVTETDANVLLSNILLERQKELLFRGRRWSDLKRLNLDPRFRKTIQRNIQGQTYSLSPDSRKYAFRLPEPAVVIGNIPQNIR is encoded by the coding sequence ATGAAAACATTATATTTCTCAATTGGCATATTCGCTCTGGTGATATTATCTGCCTGCAACAAATTTTTGGAAGAAAAGCCTGATATCAAAATGGTAATCCCCAAAAGTTTAGATGATGCGGAGCTGTTGCTCAATGATTATAGCACCATGAATATTGGGTACCCTGCAATTGGCGAGTGGGGCACAGACGAATACTATGTCTCAGCAGAAACCTTTGATGGGATGATGACCGTGGATCAACGCAACGCGTATATTTGGAAAGATGAGCCTTACTTTGATGTAACACAATGGCAGGGTTCTTTTAAGACTGTTTTTAACGCCAATCAGGTACTCGAAATTATAAACAAGGTGGAAGGGACGGCATCCAATGAGAAAGCAAGACATCTAAGCGGAATCGCTCACTTTTTTAGAGCATTTGCTTTCCAGCAGCTGGCAGAGGTGTTTGCTCCGCCATACGATGGTGCAACCGCTTCTACGGAAATGGGAATTCCGATGCGCCTTGATCCCGGTATTGATAAACCATCTGAGCGTGCAAGCTTGAAGCAGTCGTATGAGCAGATTATTACGGATTATAAATTGGCCGTGGCTCTATTGCCGCCAAAAGAGTCCATACCCGGACGTCCCTCACGTGCAGCAGCTTATGCCGGATTAGCTAGAGCTTATCTATATATGGCAGAATATGAAAAAGCATATCTCTATGCTGACTCGAGTTTGAAGTTACATGCTGAGTTATTGGATTTCAACAATCTTAATGTGACCGCCGAATTACCCTTTGAACGATTTAATACGGAAGTCTTATTCTCTGCAATTAGTAATAACGCAGGGCCGATGAGTTTAAACAATGGTTTGATAGATTCTAATTTATATGATAGCTATAACGATAACGACCTGCGAAAGCTGCTATTTTTTAGGAGCAACAGCTACCCCAAAGATTCATATAGTTTCAAGGGAAATTATGATCAGTCCATAGCAACTCTTTTTGTGGGGCTGACTACAAGTGAGGTTTATCTTATCAAAGCAGAGTGTGCTGTTCGTATCGGGAAGGTTAGTGAAGCCTTGGATGCCCTAAATTCATTACTAAAAAACAGATTCAATAAAAATCGGTTTACAGCAGTGACTGAAACGGATGCCAATGTACTGCTGTCTAATATACTGCTGGAACGTCAGAAAGAACTATTATTTCGGGGACGACGTTGGTCTGATCTGAAACGGTTAAACCTAGATCCTAGATTTCGGAAAACTATACAAAGGAATATCCAAGGGCAAACGTATAGCTTATCACCTGACAGTAGAAAATATGCCTTTCGATTACCGGAGCCTGCCGTTGTCATTGGGAATATCCCTCAAAACATTCGTTAA
- a CDS encoding SusC/RagA family TonB-linked outer membrane protein: MQKFCNGERIAYLLGAVSKQTFNILNDFICLSKALKNTTMLLTCIAVFHMFSLSAQTPRKDSGANGPNRHELTGRIESEVDNSPLQGVSIRIDTENLQIKSAKDGSFQLLVKNSIGKIKFTYVGFKSQEVNYTAGTHLVVRLIPEDNKLDEVEIVSTGYQKIPKDRATGSFEFVDNKLFNRKVSTDFVSRLEDVVPGFTSNKTGNSRGSYLNVNVRGLSTLFSEKFPLIVIDGVPYDVSNPGLGPGIFNNINPNDIENVTVLKDAAAASIWGAQSGNGVIVITTKRGKFNEQTKLSFNSNISIKAKPDLYYYPQMSSPDYIDAQQYIFDQGKYNSWFKNKFRNPQPALWLMYAKKNGTLSEADFNEQIGLMKATDVRDDFLKYIYRQAVNQQYNIQLQTGSDKVNTLFSVGYDKNLNDVVTSSFKRMNLKSNTQIKPVKNMILDVGLAYTDSKNENSYFPVAYNRMAKGVKNYPYMRLANANGNPLAVDISGLNPAFRDTVAGGRLLDWSYIPLNQLNDSKETQKIREFFTNINARYSFDFGLKLNLLYAYQSTMNPTEVWKGIGTYEQRDEINSFASWNDNAVTWNMPVGDFFGIVNWDSYNHQSRATADYSKKWNEKHEISLFAGMEVRKNEQKVTSSQYRGYDPETGAFKSVPYGIQVPMLNGAFGTSAITDVNVFKRFRNNFVSYFANGAYTYSNRYLVSASFRKDASNLFGVKSNDRGQPFWSVGGAWVLSNEPFLANSAVNFLKLRATYGYNGNVNNGVSAYPIMSIQSEAHYITNQNYGMIMTPPNPGLRWERIGITNVGLDFSLRNNSLSGSIEYYVKNATDLIAPDRIDPSTGFSTLMVNSGNIRTKGWDISLNSLPVQGKDWTWSSNLVFSYARTKVLKSYVQNENGKDFISSAQSGTMTPIEGMDLYSQLGYKWAGLDPQTGEPRVYINGEISKDYSAILGLNVSELENYGSTVPLYTGGWRNSIRYKTVELSWNISYQLGHKFLRNSFDNSLFLNSDIGHKDYALRWQKPGDELYTDVPAFKYPADLGSQVYMRSSALLENGGQIKLRDIQLSVSLSSLSRFKVQNFKIYGYMQNVATIWRANKLGIDTEYGFNIPDPMMSALGLSFNF; the protein is encoded by the coding sequence ATGCAAAAATTTTGCAACGGGGAGCGTATTGCCTATTTGTTGGGAGCTGTCAGTAAACAGACTTTTAATATTTTAAATGATTTTATTTGCCTTTCAAAGGCATTAAAGAATACAACAATGCTTTTGACATGCATTGCTGTATTTCATATGTTTAGTTTATCGGCTCAGACGCCCCGCAAGGACAGCGGGGCTAATGGGCCTAATAGACATGAGTTAACAGGACGTATTGAATCTGAAGTTGATAATAGTCCTCTACAAGGGGTATCCATACGTATAGATACTGAAAATTTACAGATCAAGAGTGCCAAAGATGGTTCTTTCCAACTGCTTGTCAAGAATTCAATAGGCAAGATCAAATTTACATATGTCGGCTTCAAAAGCCAAGAAGTCAACTATACCGCTGGAACACATCTTGTGGTCAGATTGATACCCGAAGATAACAAACTCGATGAGGTAGAAATCGTCTCCACGGGCTACCAAAAGATCCCTAAAGATAGGGCGACGGGTAGTTTTGAGTTTGTGGATAACAAGCTGTTCAATCGCAAAGTATCAACTGATTTCGTTAGCAGATTGGAGGATGTGGTGCCCGGCTTTACTTCCAATAAAACCGGAAATAGCCGAGGTAGCTACTTAAATGTAAACGTTAGGGGGCTGAGTACACTCTTTTCGGAGAAGTTTCCCTTGATAGTTATCGACGGTGTACCTTATGATGTATCCAATCCAGGTCTCGGTCCGGGGATTTTTAACAACATTAATCCCAATGATATTGAGAATGTCACTGTATTAAAAGATGCGGCAGCGGCATCTATATGGGGCGCACAGTCGGGAAATGGTGTCATAGTGATTACGACCAAAAGAGGTAAGTTTAATGAGCAGACCAAGCTCTCGTTTAACTCGAATATCAGTATAAAAGCTAAGCCAGATCTGTATTATTATCCACAGATGAGTAGCCCGGATTATATCGACGCACAGCAGTATATCTTCGATCAGGGAAAATATAACAGCTGGTTTAAAAACAAATTCAGAAATCCACAGCCCGCATTATGGCTAATGTATGCTAAAAAGAACGGCACACTATCCGAAGCTGATTTTAACGAGCAGATCGGGCTTATGAAAGCAACTGATGTACGAGACGATTTCTTGAAATATATCTACCGGCAGGCTGTCAATCAGCAATATAACATTCAGTTGCAGACGGGGAGCGATAAAGTGAATACGCTTTTTTCTGTAGGCTATGACAAGAACCTGAATGATGTGGTTACGTCTTCTTTTAAGCGAATGAACTTGAAATCTAATACACAGATCAAACCGGTCAAGAATATGATCCTCGATGTTGGTCTAGCGTATACAGACTCCAAAAACGAGAATTCGTATTTTCCTGTAGCTTATAACCGCATGGCTAAAGGTGTTAAGAATTATCCCTATATGCGTCTAGCGAATGCAAATGGCAATCCATTAGCAGTAGATATTAGTGGGTTAAATCCCGCATTCAGGGATACGGTAGCCGGAGGGAGACTATTGGATTGGTCTTATATCCCCCTCAATCAATTGAATGATTCTAAGGAAACTCAAAAAATACGGGAATTTTTTACGAACATAAACGCAAGGTATTCTTTTGATTTTGGATTGAAATTGAATCTGTTATATGCATACCAAAGCACGATGAATCCTACTGAGGTATGGAAAGGTATCGGGACATACGAACAGCGGGATGAGATCAATTCATTTGCGAGTTGGAATGACAACGCGGTTACTTGGAATATGCCGGTAGGGGATTTTTTTGGAATAGTAAATTGGGATAGCTACAATCATCAGAGTAGGGCGACTGCAGACTACAGTAAAAAATGGAATGAAAAACATGAAATTTCGCTGTTTGCCGGTATGGAAGTACGCAAAAATGAACAGAAGGTAACCTCCAGCCAATACCGTGGTTATGATCCAGAGACAGGGGCATTTAAATCTGTGCCATATGGTATTCAGGTACCTATGTTGAACGGTGCATTCGGCACCTCTGCGATAACAGATGTAAATGTATTTAAGCGATTCCGCAATAACTTTGTGTCTTACTTTGCCAATGGTGCCTATACCTATTCAAACCGCTATTTGGTAAGCGCCAGTTTTCGTAAAGATGCATCAAATCTGTTTGGAGTCAAAAGCAATGATCGGGGACAACCCTTCTGGTCAGTTGGTGGGGCTTGGGTCTTGTCAAACGAACCATTTTTGGCCAACAGTGCCGTTAACTTCTTAAAGCTTCGTGCCACCTATGGCTATAATGGTAATGTGAATAACGGCGTATCGGCTTATCCAATCATGTCAATACAAAGTGAAGCACATTACATCACCAATCAAAACTATGGTATGATCATGACTCCGCCTAATCCCGGATTGCGGTGGGAAAGGATTGGGATCACGAACGTGGGACTTGATTTTTCACTCCGAAATAATAGTTTATCCGGTAGTATAGAGTATTATGTAAAAAACGCAACGGACCTGATTGCTCCAGATCGTATTGACCCGAGTACAGGCTTCTCTACCTTGATGGTCAATAGTGGAAATATCCGTACCAAAGGCTGGGATATTTCACTCAATAGTTTACCGGTACAAGGCAAGGACTGGACATGGTCAAGTAATCTTGTATTCTCCTACGCACGCACAAAAGTGCTTAAATCTTATGTGCAAAATGAAAATGGAAAGGATTTTATCAGTTCAGCACAGTCTGGTACTATGACACCCATTGAGGGAATGGATCTATATAGCCAGCTTGGCTATAAATGGGCAGGCTTGGACCCGCAAACAGGTGAACCTCGAGTGTATATCAATGGCGAAATCTCCAAAGACTATTCCGCTATATTGGGCTTGAACGTTAGCGAACTCGAAAACTATGGATCTACAGTACCGCTATATACGGGTGGATGGCGGAATAGTATCCGTTATAAGACTGTGGAGCTGTCATGGAATATTTCTTATCAGCTGGGGCATAAGTTTCTGAGAAATTCCTTTGACAATAGCCTTTTCTTAAATAGCGATATCGGACATAAGGACTATGCGTTGCGCTGGCAAAAACCGGGAGATGAACTATATACTGATGTGCCAGCATTTAAATATCCGGCGGATCTGGGGAGTCAGGTCTATATGCGCTCGTCGGCTTTATTGGAAAATGGAGGACAGATCAAACTGCGCGATATTCAATTGTCCGTTAGCCTGTCTTCGCTATCTCGTTTTAAAGTACAGAACTTTAAAATCTATGGATATATGCAAAATGTAGCAACTATATGGCGGGCTAATAAACTCGGGATTGACACCGAGTATGGCTTTAATATTCCTGATCCAATGATGTCCGCCCTCGGCCTAAGTTTTAATTTTTAA
- a CDS encoding antibiotic biosynthesis monooxygenase: protein MVLEVAILNVKLGRAEKFENDFQIASQYISSIDGYIKHSLKKCIEVDNQYILLVQWVSVEAHEVGFRQSPQYQKWKTLLHDYYDPFPQVLHYEKI, encoded by the coding sequence ATGGTTTTAGAAGTAGCTATTTTAAATGTAAAACTTGGTAGAGCGGAAAAGTTTGAAAATGATTTTCAAATAGCTAGCCAATATATTTCATCCATCGACGGATATATAAAACACTCCTTAAAGAAATGTATAGAGGTAGACAACCAATACATTTTATTGGTGCAATGGGTTTCTGTCGAAGCACATGAAGTTGGATTCCGACAGTCGCCGCAATACCAGAAATGGAAAACCCTACTACACGACTATTATGATCCTTTTCCGCAGGTTTTGCACTATGAAAAAATATGA
- a CDS encoding DUF695 domain-containing protein codes for MADFKVIIPNDLYSLLNFEQDDLPGVAVVNTALKEFEPKIVFAWHLSIMIDLDDLIENGMPSKSEVEVIDNYGDYLDNEIKGKDKERPNALFLARITWNKTRELIWRVYDPEVSNGFLQEIITANSSPRQFDYRIDPDDNWELAKWHLTDWDISNRSD; via the coding sequence ATGGCAGATTTTAAAGTAATAATACCCAATGATTTATATTCCTTGCTTAATTTTGAACAAGATGATTTACCGGGAGTAGCCGTGGTCAACACTGCATTAAAGGAATTTGAACCAAAAATAGTTTTCGCGTGGCATTTATCAATTATGATAGATCTAGACGATTTAATAGAAAATGGAATGCCTTCAAAAAGTGAAGTTGAAGTAATTGACAACTATGGCGATTATTTAGATAATGAAATAAAAGGAAAAGATAAGGAAAGGCCTAATGCCTTATTTCTTGCAAGAATAACCTGGAATAAGACTCGAGAATTAATTTGGAGAGTCTACGATCCTGAAGTCTCAAACGGCTTTCTGCAAGAAATTATTACAGCTAACTCCTCCCCTAGACAGTTTGACTATCGAATCGATCCTGACGATAATTGGGAATTGGCAAAATGGCATTTGACAGATTGGGATATTTCTAATAGGAGTGATTAG
- a CDS encoding reverse transcriptase domain-containing protein produces MKRKPDWLQSKGYMHITPSLSMESNWLDYYRKITSPTYIAKYAFFPLIHRILSDRKYKKGDPKKHHIKEGKFKAHSHNRIDGKGSDKTIKKRPLHYASHFDALIYSYYAHVLGECYEAKLKEDEELDKAVLAYRTIPVSKEDQKGKSNIHFAHDVFSEINRRVETDSEVSVLAIDLKSFFSTLHHDTLYKIWAYALDRDELPPDHYNVFKSCTNFSYVLYNDLKKNGKRHFDESNLAKIRRSKGFKCFFESNEQFRKTIKEGKLSIYKNPFRGDKDINGKKQMIGIPQGLPVSAILANLYLIEFDRNIINEICRKFGAHYRRYSDDILILCKPDQMKFIDEYVNELILKYHVKISKEKTERFLFKKIVYNKNGDERITSIKILAEDKQIIDCPLNYLGFEFRGYNTLIKSTNIAKYYRRVIEIIKRRSRRAVKLSAHNPTIPRAVYLNQVKKLYNSPLKHANKTENKQVFRRRYSLIINDRGDFMFDHRDIEVKQQSNYLSYIRRCRKQFGTDSFSRQLRKKRQIIGQAINKHLVNKDW; encoded by the coding sequence ATGAAAAGAAAACCAGATTGGCTTCAAAGCAAAGGTTATATGCATATAACTCCATCATTAAGTATGGAGAGTAATTGGTTAGATTACTATCGTAAAATCACCTCTCCCACCTACATAGCTAAATATGCTTTTTTTCCTTTAATACATCGGATTCTTTCTGACAGAAAATACAAAAAGGGTGATCCAAAAAAACATCATATTAAAGAAGGTAAATTCAAAGCGCACAGCCATAATCGTATTGATGGTAAAGGATCTGATAAAACAATAAAAAAACGCCCCCTACATTATGCTAGTCACTTCGATGCTTTAATATATAGTTATTATGCACATGTACTTGGTGAATGCTATGAAGCTAAACTGAAAGAAGATGAGGAATTAGATAAAGCTGTTTTGGCGTATCGTACTATCCCTGTCAGTAAGGAAGATCAAAAAGGTAAAAGTAATATCCATTTTGCCCATGATGTTTTTTCAGAGATAAATAGACGGGTTGAAACTGATAGTGAAGTATCTGTACTTGCTATCGATTTGAAGAGTTTCTTCTCAACTTTACATCACGACACATTATATAAGATATGGGCTTATGCATTGGATCGAGATGAATTACCACCCGATCATTATAACGTATTTAAATCCTGTACGAACTTTAGCTATGTATTGTATAATGACCTTAAAAAAAATGGTAAACGACACTTCGACGAATCTAATCTTGCTAAGATAAGGCGCTCGAAAGGATTTAAGTGTTTTTTCGAGTCTAATGAACAATTTAGGAAAACAATAAAAGAAGGTAAACTCTCAATATATAAAAATCCATTCCGTGGTGATAAAGATATAAATGGTAAGAAGCAAATGATCGGTATTCCACAAGGCCTACCCGTCAGTGCTATACTAGCGAATCTTTACTTAATAGAGTTTGATCGTAATATTATTAATGAAATATGTAGGAAGTTTGGAGCGCACTATCGGCGCTATTCTGATGATATCCTGATATTATGTAAACCAGATCAAATGAAATTCATTGATGAGTATGTTAATGAACTCATTCTTAAATATCATGTTAAAATAAGTAAGGAAAAAACCGAACGTTTTCTGTTCAAGAAAATTGTCTATAATAAAAACGGAGATGAACGAATTACATCTATTAAAATTTTAGCAGAAGACAAACAAATTATTGATTGTCCTTTAAATTATCTGGGCTTCGAGTTTCGTGGATATAATACACTGATAAAATCAACCAACATTGCAAAATACTATCGAAGGGTAATTGAGATTATCAAAAGGCGATCTCGACGAGCTGTGAAACTTTCGGCCCACAACCCTACTATTCCAAGAGCCGTATATCTTAATCAAGTTAAGAAGCTTTACAATTCCCCTCTAAAGCATGCAAATAAAACGGAGAATAAGCAAGTATTCCGTAGACGCTATTCGTTAATTATTAATGACCGTGGAGATTTTATGTTTGATCATCGTGACATAGAAGTTAAACAACAATCGAATTATCTTTCATACATAAGGCGTTGTCGGAAACAATTTGGCACAGACTCCTTTTCTCGCCAGCTCAGAAAAAAGCGACAAATTATTGGTCAGGCTATTAATAAGCATTTGGTCAATAAGGATTGGTAG
- a CDS encoding PIN-like domain-containing protein: MENQERVRISFFAKRGYHDLKKYSICLKEYHKNIDMEIGLETNTPIFLDANVLLRYYEISLVARKKLLTFIKSKTQRIVLTYQVQQEFLKNREEVIDNFFKDVTAKIPGNFTSEVLNKIHNFLNQNKVILKDYPDFESDISNAKDNLEKAKGSIDGKIKTVSNDYKKLKFEDPFLDIINKCIILDGLDQEYLKSVKSEFDNLKKDTKDVSPESISKNRKIIFPGLGDIKKKPENPYGDFIIIHEIMKYMVDNNTNAIFLTFDATKKDWMSASKEPYLHYIENVYYNTGKIINILDADRTLEGVLEVDLDSLIESELEIDASRLTLPLLTQYCSKHKVLRNFKSSSFLEQHVEELVAAGFETVEDLDQALNEVDEKYLLFLLKQSSITKLGALRFSLIPYNKSYQKVYLRLQKKWIKTSSKYDSKYIEWLVS; encoded by the coding sequence ATGGAAAACCAAGAACGAGTAAGGATTTCATTTTTTGCCAAAAGAGGATATCATGACTTAAAGAAATATAGTATTTGCTTAAAAGAGTATCACAAAAATATTGATATGGAGATTGGACTCGAAACAAATACACCAATATTTTTAGATGCTAATGTGCTCCTAAGATATTATGAGATTTCACTCGTAGCGAGAAAAAAACTCTTAACTTTTATTAAAAGCAAAACTCAGCGAATTGTGTTGACCTATCAGGTTCAACAGGAATTTCTCAAAAATAGGGAAGAGGTAATTGATAATTTTTTTAAAGATGTCACCGCTAAAATACCAGGAAATTTCACGTCTGAGGTTTTGAATAAAATACATAATTTTTTAAATCAGAACAAAGTCATTCTTAAAGATTATCCAGATTTTGAAAGCGATATTTCAAATGCTAAAGATAACTTGGAGAAAGCTAAAGGATCTATTGATGGCAAAATAAAGACTGTAAGCAACGACTATAAAAAACTAAAATTTGAAGATCCTTTTCTTGACATAATTAATAAGTGTATAATTCTGGACGGATTAGACCAAGAGTATTTAAAATCAGTTAAGTCTGAATTTGATAACTTGAAAAAGGATACCAAAGATGTTAGTCCCGAATCTATATCAAAAAATAGAAAGATAATTTTTCCAGGATTGGGGGATATTAAGAAAAAACCTGAAAACCCTTATGGAGATTTTATTATCATTCATGAGATTATGAAATATATGGTTGATAATAATACTAATGCGATCTTTTTAACTTTTGATGCTACGAAAAAGGATTGGATGTCTGCTTCAAAAGAACCTTATTTACACTATATTGAGAATGTTTATTATAACACAGGAAAGATAATAAATATTTTGGATGCAGATCGCACGTTAGAAGGTGTACTTGAGGTTGATCTTGATTCTTTAATTGAATCTGAGCTTGAGATCGACGCAAGTCGATTAACATTACCTCTGCTTACTCAATATTGTAGTAAGCATAAAGTATTGAGGAACTTTAAAAGCTCCAGTTTTTTAGAGCAGCATGTTGAAGAGTTAGTTGCAGCTGGATTCGAGACAGTAGAAGACCTTGATCAGGCACTTAATGAAGTCGATGAAAAATACCTCTTATTTTTACTTAAACAGAGTAGTATTACTAAATTGGGTGCGCTGCGGTTTAGCTTAATACCTTACAATAAAAGCTATCAAAAGGTTTATCTTAGACTTCAAAAGAAATGGATCAAAACCTCGAGTAAATACGATTCGAAATATATAGAATGGCTAGTTTCTTAA